The proteins below are encoded in one region of Neoasaia chiangmaiensis:
- a CDS encoding extensin-like domain-containing protein encodes MLLLLAVAVAGHRFWLSPAWDPTQPFDFRARPTPVTRLKIMLLNRDEALCRAALTTAPLALHPAPVSGACPVPDAVRVTNGVVPTRPGSFLASCRLAVDWALFERDVVVPETRAFYGAAPQAVTHVGSYDCRDVRDRPGRLSAHARADAIDVSGIVLANGRNILVSAWHGPDSAFLHRLRDGACRFFGIVLSPDYNALHAAHLHLEASGWGMCR; translated from the coding sequence TTGCTCTTGTTGCTTGCGGTCGCGGTGGCAGGCCACCGGTTCTGGTTATCGCCCGCCTGGGACCCGACGCAGCCCTTCGATTTCCGTGCTCGTCCGACGCCGGTCACGCGCCTGAAGATCATGTTGCTGAACCGTGACGAGGCCTTGTGCCGTGCGGCCCTGACGACAGCGCCGCTGGCACTGCATCCGGCGCCTGTCAGCGGTGCTTGCCCCGTGCCGGACGCCGTGCGCGTCACGAATGGCGTCGTGCCGACGCGGCCGGGGAGTTTTCTGGCATCCTGCCGTTTGGCGGTGGACTGGGCGCTGTTCGAGCGTGATGTCGTGGTGCCGGAAACACGTGCGTTCTATGGTGCGGCCCCGCAGGCCGTGACGCATGTCGGCAGTTACGATTGCCGCGACGTGCGTGACAGGCCCGGTCGTCTCAGTGCCCATGCGCGGGCGGATGCCATCGATGTATCGGGCATTGTCCTGGCAAACGGGCGCAATATTCTGGTCTCGGCATGGCATGGGCCGGATAGTGCGTTCCTGCATCGTTTGCGCGATGGGGCATGCCGCTTCTTCGGCATTGTGTTGTCACCTGATTACAATGCGCTTCATGCAGCACATCTGCATCTGGAAGCTTCCGGCTGGGGCATGTGCCGCTGA
- the glnA gene encoding type I glutamate--ammonia ligase, which translates to MIQEHAVELVDLRFTDPKGKWHHTTQWVTTIEDDTFTEGFMFDGSSIQGWKAINESDMVLLPDPATAVMDPFSAKPQLILVCDIIDPRTGGYYNRDPRSTAKLAEAYLKNAGFGDTAFFGPEAEFFVFDNVKFGTGPNFGIYQLDSIEGPGASLLDYPEGNMGHRPTVKGGYFPVAPVDSEGDLRAEMLSTMGEMGLPIEKHHHEVAQSQHELGTKFATLVKSADFMQIYKYCVHNVAHSYGKTATFMPKPIAGDNGSGMHVHQSIWRDGKPAFAGDRYAGLSEEALFYIGGIIKHAKALNAFTNPSTNSYKRLIPGFEAPVLLAYSAANRSASCRIPYANSPKAKRVEVRFPDPTANPYLAFSAMLMAGLDGIRNKIHPGDAMDKDLYELPKDELAQIPTVCGSLREALQALEADHAFLLEGGVFTKDQIESYIEIKWKEVYKFEHTPHPAEFEMYYSV; encoded by the coding sequence CTGATCCAGGAACACGCCGTCGAACTGGTCGACCTGCGCTTCACCGATCCCAAGGGCAAGTGGCACCACACGACGCAGTGGGTCACGACCATCGAGGACGATACCTTCACGGAAGGCTTCATGTTCGACGGCTCCTCCATCCAGGGATGGAAGGCCATCAACGAGTCCGACATGGTACTGCTGCCGGACCCGGCCACGGCGGTCATGGACCCGTTCTCGGCCAAGCCGCAGCTCATCCTCGTCTGCGACATCATCGATCCGCGCACGGGCGGCTACTACAACCGCGATCCGCGCTCGACCGCCAAGCTGGCCGAGGCTTATCTGAAGAACGCCGGTTTTGGCGACACGGCATTCTTCGGCCCGGAAGCGGAATTTTTCGTGTTCGATAATGTCAAGTTCGGTACCGGCCCGAACTTCGGCATCTATCAGCTCGACAGCATCGAAGGCCCCGGCGCGTCCCTGCTCGACTATCCGGAAGGCAACATGGGCCATCGCCCGACCGTCAAGGGCGGCTACTTCCCGGTCGCCCCGGTCGACAGCGAAGGCGACCTGCGCGCCGAGATGCTTTCGACGATGGGCGAAATGGGCCTGCCGATCGAGAAGCACCATCACGAAGTGGCGCAGTCGCAGCACGAACTCGGCACCAAGTTCGCCACGCTGGTGAAATCGGCCGACTTCATGCAGATCTACAAATACTGCGTGCATAACGTCGCCCATTCCTATGGCAAGACGGCCACGTTCATGCCGAAGCCCATCGCGGGCGACAATGGCTCGGGCATGCATGTCCATCAGTCGATCTGGCGCGACGGCAAGCCGGCCTTCGCTGGTGACAGATACGCGGGCCTGTCGGAAGAGGCGCTGTTCTACATCGGCGGCATCATCAAACATGCCAAGGCGCTGAACGCCTTCACCAACCCGTCGACCAACTCCTACAAGCGCCTGATCCCGGGTTTCGAAGCGCCGGTCCTGCTGGCTTACTCGGCCGCCAACCGCTCCGCGTCCTGTCGCATCCCTTATGCGAACAGCCCGAAGGCCAAGCGCGTGGAAGTCCGCTTCCCGGACCCGACCGCCAACCCCTATCTGGCATTCTCCGCAATGCTGATGGCCGGACTGGACGGCATCCGCAACAAGATCCACCCGGGCGACGCCATGGACAAGGATCTGTATGAGTTGCCGAAAGACGAACTGGCGCAGATCCCGACCGTCTGCGGTTCGCTCCGCGAAGCGCTTCAGGCGCTGGAAGCCGATCATGCTTTCCTGCTTGAAGGCGGCGTCTTCACCAAGGACCAGATCGAAAGCTACATCGAGATCAAGTGGAAGGAAGTCTACAAGTTCGAACACACGCCGCATCCGGCGGAATTCGAAATGTATTACTCCGTCTGA
- a CDS encoding TonB-dependent receptor has protein sequence MRPSLLGATVLAAFTTAQAQTTTSTHKHTNRHTTHHPATSGTAPANKNAGPANASAALAPTAQASTSIGSVSGGSESIQVRAMRRLLREKDSPSAVTEIGAAQIRQTGATGSVVSLLRNAPSVYVYQQGLGNNEPVMSIRGARGSETASTLDGVPMQDLLNGGAGGYLQNIAGGPFNMTQINGVSLYPGVAYPDHNTFGTIGGTVAYTTARPNDKRQLDVFGAVGNYNTWQEGMRADTGQMDGMLGHGVDAPKLMVQYDNMQNSGYIEHTPSRYNSFEGAFDKPYDEGQSLFQATAIYNTGNALITPEPIPMSYLQKYGKYYNFPTDLESTRQKNDYFTLILKNETYINDYLTAGLTGFWRYSDSTTSQWSDPSIYPINGGTTPYTLNGANPFNQSAASFGEQSYYMPASDPYGGGYFYSPTMYPYNGNAQYNNTGNCPSSLVQAWHNAGSATPCGYNSYVSYTHNDTIGIQPRLSITPPDIFGIRNTIHIGGLFARETQNATPTWYGGDKYVPRTAENLVSGYNGGTQRTIFMGYFQDKIDLLHNTLHITPGVTVQGTNSSITGSGIVGGTPTAADMATAYCQQYSCGVGHYHARKWDENYLPFVNATYDLDKVLPALRGVSLYGSFGESALYAPVTDFTPQAVSAEPPNASIVHMAEGGVKYNTGRWAVSADYYYQKIDHDFGYFSYQSGPYAGLSDYNNLGKRQMQGQEVSVTYQMTHEWQLFGNFSHNRSRYLATNPASVTVQEDQFGLAQRGTPVTGVPQWTAQFGVDYHHRSAFTPHDDLNIRFQGYYTGHQYTTTDVGGLYSNLGPISAARGAYGTYNYYNFVTGQTVFDRNGGIAPYVIFNLDMNYTLPIKNLGPLKKLNFDINIQNLFNTFYWQYKYRQITPGSCGKFTGTPAGFSNAGLPSGSSSWAGLAKSNYGCGSLFADGLAGQPATVLFTMHATF, from the coding sequence ATGCGCCCCTCCCTCCTCGGTGCGACCGTCCTGGCCGCATTCACAACAGCGCAGGCGCAGACGACCACCAGCACACACAAGCATACGAATCGTCACACAACGCATCACCCCGCCACGTCAGGCACGGCGCCGGCCAATAAAAATGCCGGCCCTGCCAATGCTTCAGCGGCGCTGGCGCCCACCGCTCAGGCATCGACCAGCATCGGGTCGGTCAGTGGCGGTAGCGAAAGCATCCAGGTCCGCGCCATGCGTCGCCTGCTGCGCGAAAAGGACAGCCCATCAGCCGTTACGGAAATCGGCGCGGCGCAAATCCGACAGACCGGCGCCACCGGCAGCGTGGTCTCGCTGCTTCGCAACGCGCCTTCCGTCTATGTCTACCAGCAGGGTCTCGGCAATAATGAACCGGTGATGTCCATCCGCGGCGCGCGCGGGTCGGAAACCGCCTCCACGCTCGACGGCGTGCCGATGCAGGACCTGCTGAACGGCGGCGCAGGCGGCTACCTTCAGAACATCGCCGGCGGCCCGTTCAACATGACGCAGATCAATGGCGTCTCGCTCTATCCCGGCGTCGCCTATCCCGACCACAATACCTTCGGCACGATCGGCGGCACGGTCGCCTACACAACCGCCCGCCCGAACGACAAACGCCAGCTCGACGTTTTCGGTGCGGTCGGCAACTACAATACGTGGCAGGAAGGCATGCGCGCCGATACCGGCCAGATGGACGGCATGCTGGGGCATGGCGTCGATGCACCGAAGCTGATGGTGCAATACGACAACATGCAGAACAGCGGCTACATCGAGCATACGCCGTCGCGTTACAACAGCTTCGAGGGCGCGTTCGACAAGCCTTACGACGAAGGCCAATCGCTGTTCCAGGCCACGGCCATCTACAACACGGGCAATGCCCTGATCACGCCAGAGCCGATCCCGATGTCGTATCTCCAGAAATACGGCAAATATTATAATTTCCCGACGGATCTCGAATCGACACGCCAGAAGAACGATTACTTCACGCTGATCCTGAAGAACGAAACGTATATCAACGATTATCTTACTGCCGGCCTGACCGGCTTCTGGCGTTACAGCGATTCCACCACATCGCAGTGGAGCGATCCGTCGATCTATCCGATCAACGGCGGCACCACGCCCTACACGCTGAACGGCGCCAACCCGTTCAACCAGTCGGCAGCCTCGTTCGGTGAGCAGAGCTACTACATGCCGGCCAGCGATCCTTATGGCGGCGGCTATTTCTACTCGCCAACGATGTATCCGTATAACGGCAACGCTCAATACAATAACACCGGCAACTGCCCGTCCTCGCTGGTGCAGGCATGGCATAATGCCGGCTCCGCCACGCCCTGCGGCTACAACTCCTACGTTTCATATACCCACAACGACACGATCGGCATCCAGCCGCGCCTGTCGATCACACCGCCCGATATCTTCGGCATTCGCAACACGATCCATATCGGCGGCCTGTTCGCCCGCGAAACGCAAAACGCGACGCCAACCTGGTATGGTGGCGACAAATACGTGCCACGAACGGCGGAAAACCTTGTTTCCGGCTATAACGGCGGCACGCAGCGCACGATCTTCATGGGATATTTCCAGGACAAGATCGACCTGCTGCACAACACGCTGCATATCACGCCGGGCGTCACGGTGCAGGGCACGAATTCCAGCATAACCGGCAGCGGAATCGTCGGCGGCACACCGACGGCGGCGGATATGGCAACGGCATATTGCCAACAATATTCCTGCGGCGTCGGGCATTATCATGCTCGCAAATGGGACGAGAACTACCTTCCTTTCGTCAATGCGACCTATGATCTCGACAAGGTGCTGCCTGCCCTGCGCGGCGTTTCGCTCTACGGCAGCTTCGGCGAGTCCGCGCTCTATGCGCCCGTTACCGACTTCACACCGCAAGCCGTCTCGGCCGAACCGCCGAACGCATCGATCGTCCACATGGCTGAAGGCGGCGTGAAGTACAATACCGGCCGCTGGGCCGTCTCGGCCGATTACTACTATCAGAAAATCGATCACGATTTCGGATACTTCTCATATCAGAGCGGCCCCTATGCCGGGCTGTCCGACTACAACAATCTCGGCAAGCGCCAGATGCAGGGCCAGGAAGTCTCCGTCACTTACCAGATGACGCATGAATGGCAGTTGTTCGGCAACTTCTCGCATAACCGCTCGCGTTACCTCGCAACCAACCCGGCCAGTGTCACAGTGCAGGAAGACCAGTTCGGCCTGGCGCAACGCGGCACCCCCGTCACAGGTGTTCCGCAATGGACGGCGCAGTTCGGCGTGGACTATCATCATCGCAGCGCCTTCACCCCGCACGACGACCTGAACATCCGGTTCCAGGGCTATTATACCGGCCACCAATACACGACGACGGATGTCGGCGGCCTCTACAGCAATCTCGGCCCCATTTCAGCGGCACGCGGCGCCTACGGCACCTACAATTACTACAACTTCGTCACCGGCCAGACCGTCTTCGACCGTAACGGCGGGATCGCGCCTTACGTGATCTTCAATCTGGACATGAACTACACGCTACCCATCAAGAATCTCGGCCCCCTGAAGAAGCTGAACTTCGACATCAACATCCAGAACCTCTTCAACACGTTCTACTGGCAGTACAAATATCGCCAGATTACACCCGGATCGTGCGGCAAGTTCACCGGAACGCCGGCGGGCTTCAGCAATGCGGGCTTGCCAAGCGGATCGTCTTCCTGGGCGGGACTGGCGAAAAGCAACTACGGTTGCGGCTCGCTGTTCGCCGATGGCCTGGCGGGGCAACCCGCGACGGTGCTCTTCACCATGCACGCAACCTTCTGA
- a CDS encoding aminotransferase: MKSPNNYLAGLPTTIFTVMSQLAVEHDAVNLGQGFPDTEGPAALIDAAADALRDNRNQYAPLTGLPELREAVARSNARSYGLSVDPDREVVVTSGATEAIAACLMAVVESGDEVVLIEPLYDTYLPVLRMIGATPRCVRLHPPEWTLVADELRAAFGTKTKAILLNSPMNPSGKVFSVAELDLIADLVREFDAYAVCDEVYEHLTFGVAHVPLMTRPGMRERCMRIGSAGKSFSLTGWKVGYVTAPPALAALVAKAHQLLVFATAPNLQRAVAVGLNLEEDYFHELADDLRRKRDLLATGLHALGFPTLPADGSYFVVADISRHAEGRDDVAFCRDLVRTARVAAIPVSAFYAPDGPEPPRHLIRFAFCKREAVLQEALSRLGGVFRG, from the coding sequence ATGAAATCGCCCAATAATTATCTTGCAGGTTTGCCGACGACGATCTTCACGGTCATGTCGCAACTGGCGGTCGAGCATGATGCCGTCAACCTGGGGCAGGGCTTTCCGGATACCGAAGGACCGGCGGCGTTGATCGATGCCGCGGCAGATGCCCTGCGGGACAATCGCAATCAATATGCGCCGCTGACCGGTTTGCCCGAATTGCGGGAAGCTGTTGCCCGCAGCAATGCGCGTTCCTATGGGCTGTCGGTCGATCCGGATCGGGAGGTCGTTGTCACCTCGGGCGCGACGGAGGCGATCGCGGCGTGCCTGATGGCCGTGGTCGAGTCGGGTGACGAGGTCGTGCTCATCGAGCCGCTTTACGATACTTATCTGCCGGTCCTGCGGATGATCGGCGCGACGCCGCGTTGCGTGCGGCTGCATCCGCCCGAATGGACGCTGGTGGCGGATGAACTGCGCGCGGCGTTCGGCACGAAGACAAAGGCGATTTTGCTGAACTCGCCGATGAATCCGAGCGGCAAGGTGTTCAGTGTCGCGGAGCTGGACCTGATTGCCGATCTGGTGCGGGAGTTCGATGCCTATGCCGTTTGCGACGAAGTTTACGAACATCTGACGTTCGGCGTGGCGCATGTGCCGCTGATGACACGTCCCGGCATGCGTGAACGTTGCATGCGGATCGGCAGCGCGGGCAAGAGCTTCTCGCTGACCGGCTGGAAGGTCGGGTATGTGACGGCGCCCCCGGCACTGGCGGCGCTGGTGGCGAAGGCGCACCAGTTGCTGGTCTTCGCAACCGCGCCCAATCTCCAGCGCGCCGTGGCGGTGGGATTGAATCTGGAGGAGGATTACTTCCACGAACTGGCAGACGACCTGCGGCGCAAGCGGGATCTGCTGGCCACGGGGCTGCACGCATTGGGTTTTCCCACCCTTCCGGCGGATGGAAGTTATTTCGTGGTGGCCGATATCAGTCGGCATGCCGAAGGACGGGACGACGTGGCGTTCTGTCGCGATCTGGTGCGGACGGCACGCGTCGCCGCAATTCCGGTATCCGCCTTCTATGCGCCGGATGGCCCTGAGCCGCCCCGCCATCTCATCCGTTTCGCTTTCTGCAAGCGTGAGGCGGTGTTGCAGGAAGCCCTGTCGCGTCTGGGTGGTGTGTTTCGCGGGTGA
- a CDS encoding glycosyltransferase family 2 protein, whose product MTAYRLDVVIPCFNEDDNLPVTLPRIVSFLDEVQADPQIEMTQWRVILVDDGSTDKTWDCILAHCVPGRISGIKLSRNFGHQSAMLAGLTHADADAVITMDSDLQDDILVVRDMLLAFQNGFDLALGVRSARDTDTAFKRGTARLYYRLLNAMGTDAVEDHADYRLMSQRALRALLAHDEVNLFIRGLIPAIGFRVSIIPYVRQAREIGESKYTLRKMLLLAIDGITSFSVMPLRLIALIGVVVFMFALATGGAVLVERLFFANRVVPGWASILLPLLALGGVQLLSLGVLGEYVGKIYLETKRRPRFIIETVHDDTSAGDGDQRR is encoded by the coding sequence ATGACAGCTTATCGTCTGGATGTCGTGATCCCGTGTTTCAACGAGGACGACAACCTTCCCGTTACCCTGCCGCGGATCGTGTCCTTTCTCGATGAAGTGCAGGCCGATCCGCAAATTGAGATGACGCAATGGCGGGTTATTCTGGTCGATGATGGCAGTACGGATAAGACATGGGACTGTATTCTGGCGCACTGCGTGCCGGGGCGGATCAGCGGCATTAAGCTCTCGCGGAATTTCGGGCATCAGAGTGCCATGCTGGCGGGTCTGACGCATGCCGATGCGGATGCGGTGATTACCATGGATTCGGACCTTCAGGACGATATTCTGGTGGTTCGCGACATGCTGCTGGCATTTCAGAACGGTTTCGATCTGGCGCTTGGCGTGCGTTCGGCCCGGGATACGGATACCGCTTTCAAGCGTGGTACGGCCCGCCTGTATTATCGCCTGCTGAATGCCATGGGCACCGATGCCGTCGAGGATCACGCGGATTACCGCCTGATGTCGCAGCGTGCGCTACGCGCCTTGCTGGCGCATGATGAGGTCAACCTGTTCATCAGGGGCCTCATCCCGGCGATCGGCTTCAGGGTTTCCATCATTCCGTATGTGCGTCAGGCACGGGAAATCGGCGAGAGCAAATACACGCTGCGGAAGATGCTTCTTCTCGCCATTGATGGGATCACGTCTTTTTCCGTCATGCCGCTGCGGCTGATCGCGCTGATCGGCGTCGTCGTGTTCATGTTTGCGCTGGCGACGGGCGGTGCCGTTCTGGTGGAGCGGCTTTTCTTCGCCAATCGTGTCGTGCCCGGCTGGGCGTCGATACTCTTGCCCTTGCTGGCGTTGGGTGGGGTGCAGCTTCTTTCCCTCGGTGTGTTGGGGGAATATGTCGGCAAGATCTATCTGGAGACGAAGCGCCGGCCGCGCTTCATTATCGAGACAGTTCATGACGACACGTCGGCAGGAGACGGCGATCAGCGCCGCTGA
- a CDS encoding ArsR/SmtB family transcription factor, which translates to MITPERARDLTEQLRLYAQPQRLLILSLLLDGALPVSDIETRSGIRQPTLSQQLGELRRAGVLTTSRASRTVLYRFSDDLHRHRAQDLMRILDPSCQRQAGSTSPRPLENPTGGAVFAQVHSQRR; encoded by the coding sequence ATGATCACACCCGAGCGCGCCCGCGACCTGACCGAACAACTCCGGCTCTACGCGCAGCCGCAACGCCTGCTGATCCTTTCGCTCCTGCTCGATGGCGCACTGCCCGTCAGCGATATCGAAACGCGCAGTGGCATCCGGCAACCCACGCTCAGCCAGCAACTCGGCGAATTGCGACGGGCTGGCGTGCTGACGACATCACGCGCCTCACGCACCGTGCTCTATCGTTTTTCGGACGATCTCCATCGTCACCGCGCCCAGGACCTTATGCGAATCCTCGATCCGTCATGCCAGCGGCAGGCCGGATCGACATCGCCCAGACCTCTGGAAAACCCCACAGGCGGCGCGGTCTTCGCGCAGGTGCATTCTCAGCGGCGCTGA
- a CDS encoding peroxiredoxin: MSDSISNMPATPMTLRIGDEAPDFTARSTKGQISLSALRGRWVIFFSHPADFTPVCTSEFVAFSRAAPDFEACGATLIGLSIDSLPSHLAWIDAIRTQMDVRIPFPVIEDPSMAIARAYGMLDSQARDSATVRATYILDPDGIIQAIFWYPMTVGRAVSEILRTLRALQRVAPGDALTPEGWQPGNPVLSPGILSQDAMPGDNAPWFHQLRNDAP; this comes from the coding sequence ATGTCCGATTCCATTTCGAATATGCCTGCCACGCCCATGACGCTCCGGATCGGCGACGAGGCGCCCGACTTCACGGCCCGCTCGACAAAGGGTCAGATATCATTATCGGCGTTGCGCGGCCGTTGGGTCATATTCTTTTCGCACCCTGCCGATTTCACACCGGTCTGCACCAGCGAATTCGTTGCTTTCTCGCGCGCCGCCCCGGACTTCGAAGCCTGCGGCGCCACATTGATTGGCCTGTCGATCGACAGCCTGCCATCACATCTCGCCTGGATCGATGCCATCCGCACACAGATGGACGTCCGGATACCCTTTCCGGTGATCGAGGACCCTTCCATGGCCATCGCACGCGCCTACGGGATGCTGGACAGCCAGGCACGGGACAGCGCCACGGTGCGGGCCACATACATCCTCGACCCTGACGGAATCATCCAGGCAATCTTCTGGTATCCCATGACCGTCGGCCGCGCCGTTTCGGAGATTCTGCGCACCCTGCGGGCCTTGCAGCGGGTGGCGCCGGGCGATGCGCTCACCCCGGAAGGCTGGCAGCCAGGCAATCCCGTTCTCTCTCCCGGCATACTGTCGCAAGACGCCATGCCCGGCGACAACGCTCCATGGTTCCATCAATTGCGAAACGACGCGCCATGA
- a CDS encoding MBL fold metallo-hydrolase: protein MSDANLAAATAQIEAVRRGDKPAPMIRSFFDEPTNTATHVVHDPATLEAAVIDSVLDYEAASGRTSHSTAQQVVDYARGHGLNVVWQLETHAHADHLSAAPWLQEQLGGKLAIGAGIVVVQDVFGKIFNAGTAFQRDGSQFDRLFNDGDRFSIGGIEAIALHVPGHTPADMAYVIGDVAFVGDTMFMPDYGTARADFPGGDARELYRSIRRLLSLPRETKLFLCHDYKAPGRDYYAWETTVGAERDGNLHVHDGVSENDFVAMRTSRDATLSLPKLIMPSVQVNMRGGHLPEAEDNGVQYIKIPVNRL from the coding sequence ATGAGCGACGCCAATCTGGCCGCCGCAACGGCACAGATCGAGGCGGTGCGACGCGGTGATAAACCGGCGCCGATGATCCGCAGTTTCTTCGACGAACCCACGAATACTGCGACGCATGTCGTGCATGATCCGGCAACGCTGGAAGCGGCCGTGATCGACAGTGTCCTGGATTATGAAGCGGCGTCCGGCCGGACGTCCCACTCCACGGCGCAGCAGGTCGTGGATTACGCGCGCGGGCATGGATTGAACGTTGTCTGGCAACTCGAAACGCATGCGCATGCCGATCATCTTTCGGCGGCTCCGTGGTTGCAGGAGCAGCTGGGCGGCAAGCTGGCGATCGGCGCGGGCATCGTGGTCGTGCAGGATGTGTTCGGCAAGATTTTCAATGCGGGCACCGCGTTTCAGCGCGACGGTTCGCAGTTCGACCGGCTTTTCAACGATGGCGATCGTTTCTCCATCGGCGGGATCGAGGCGATTGCCCTGCACGTGCCCGGCCATACCCCGGCGGACATGGCCTATGTGATCGGCGATGTCGCGTTCGTCGGCGATACGATGTTCATGCCGGATTATGGCACGGCGCGCGCGGATTTTCCCGGTGGCGATGCGCGGGAGCTCTATCGTTCGATCCGCCGCCTGCTGTCCCTGCCGCGCGAGACGAAGCTGTTTCTCTGCCATGACTACAAGGCGCCGGGGCGTGACTATTACGCCTGGGAGACGACGGTCGGCGCGGAGCGCGATGGCAATCTCCACGTGCATGACGGGGTGAGTGAAAACGATTTCGTTGCGATGCGCACGTCGCGCGACGCGACGCTGTCATTGCCGAAGCTGATCATGCCGTCGGTTCAGGTCAACATGCGTGGTGGCCACCTGCCGGAAGCCGAGGATAACGGCGTTCAATACATCAAGATTCCGGTCAATCGTCTCTGA
- a CDS encoding bifunctional protein tyrosine phosphatase family protein/NAD(P)/FAD-dependent oxidoreductase: protein MKPRFLSERYAVAGQLTLADVEAAKAEGFRGIVCLRPDGEEAGQPTAAEIGVAAEKAGLEFVYIPVRSGTTPNADGVNAMRRALDTIQGKVLGYCRSGKRAEDIYELAKASRPEAPKTRRFDVVIAGGGAAGISTAASLLKRRPGTTVAIIDPANEHYYQPGWTLVGAGVFTPEQTRRTEVSVIPKAANWIRETVTGFDPDHRQVLLGDGSSVEYSVLVVALGLKLDWNGIEGLAETLGKNGVTSNYRYDLAPYTWKLVQELRQGTALFTQPPMPIKCAGAPQKAMYLSCDEWTRRGVKGAIEVEFDTCTPGLFGVADYVPALMEYIRRYNIALHTKSRLVKVDGAKRIATFERTSDTGTTIIERAFDMLHVVPPQTAPDVVRESVLAGDGGWVSVDPATLRHTRYDDVFALGDVAGTSNAKTAAAVRKQAPVVAENVVATLGARAVNAIYDGYGACPLTVEKGRIVLAEFAYGGKLMPSFPKWLLDGTKPTRLAWFLKEKVMPPLYWLGMLRGHELMVKPGHKKAD from the coding sequence ATGAAGCCTCGCTTTCTTTCCGAACGTTACGCGGTTGCCGGCCAGTTGACGCTGGCCGATGTCGAGGCGGCAAAGGCCGAAGGCTTCCGCGGGATTGTCTGCCTTCGTCCGGATGGTGAGGAGGCCGGCCAGCCAACGGCGGCGGAAATCGGCGTTGCGGCGGAAAAGGCGGGGCTGGAGTTTGTCTATATTCCGGTGCGTTCCGGCACGACGCCGAATGCCGATGGTGTGAACGCGATGCGCCGGGCGCTGGATACGATTCAGGGCAAGGTTCTGGGCTATTGCCGGTCGGGAAAGCGTGCCGAGGATATTTACGAATTGGCAAAGGCATCCCGGCCTGAGGCGCCGAAGACGCGCCGTTTCGATGTGGTGATCGCGGGCGGCGGCGCGGCGGGTATATCGACGGCGGCCAGTCTGCTGAAGCGTCGGCCGGGCACGACCGTGGCCATCATCGACCCGGCGAATGAGCATTATTACCAGCCGGGATGGACGCTGGTGGGAGCGGGCGTGTTCACGCCGGAGCAGACGCGCAGGACCGAGGTTTCCGTCATCCCGAAGGCGGCGAACTGGATTCGTGAGACGGTGACGGGTTTCGATCCGGATCATCGTCAGGTGTTGCTGGGCGATGGGTCGTCGGTCGAATACAGCGTGCTGGTGGTGGCGCTCGGGCTCAAGCTCGACTGGAACGGTATCGAAGGACTGGCGGAGACGTTGGGCAAGAACGGTGTGACGTCCAACTATCGCTACGACCTGGCGCCCTATACCTGGAAACTGGTGCAGGAGTTGCGTCAGGGCACGGCGCTGTTCACGCAGCCGCCGATGCCGATCAAATGCGCGGGTGCGCCGCAGAAGGCCATGTATCTGTCGTGCGACGAATGGACGCGGCGCGGCGTCAAGGGCGCGATCGAGGTCGAGTTCGATACCTGCACGCCGGGTTTGTTCGGCGTGGCGGATTATGTGCCGGCGCTGATGGAATACATCAGGCGGTACAATATCGCGCTGCATACGAAGTCCCGTCTGGTCAAGGTGGATGGCGCGAAGCGGATCGCGACATTCGAGCGCACGAGCGACACGGGCACGACGATCATCGAGCGGGCGTTCGACATGCTGCATGTCGTGCCGCCGCAAACCGCGCCGGACGTGGTGCGCGAGAGTGTGCTGGCTGGTGACGGCGGTTGGGTCTCCGTTGACCCGGCCACGTTGCGGCATACGCGTTATGACGATGTCTTTGCGTTGGGCGATGTCGCGGGAACGTCCAATGCCAAGACGGCGGCAGCGGTGCGCAAGCAGGCGCCGGTCGTAGCGGAAAACGTGGTGGCGACGCTGGGCGCCAGGGCTGTGAATGCGATCTATGACGGCTATGGCGCCTGCCCGCTGACGGTGGAGAAGGGACGCATCGTGCTGGCCGAGTTTGCCTATGGCGGCAAACTGATGCCGAGCTTCCCGAAATGGTTGCTCGACGGCACGAAGCCAACGCGCCTGGCCTGGTTCCTGAAGGAGAAGGTGATGCCCCCGCTTTACTGGCTTGGCATGCTCCGCGGGCATGAGTTGATGGTGAAGCCCGGGCATAAAAAGGCGGACTGA